AGTGCCTGGAAGGGAGCTGCTCGCGCTCACGGCTGGGGTAGGTTGGGGGGGGGTTGGCATCGCCCCACTGCCATCCCTAGAGGCTCCCACCCCTGCCTGCTCAGACGCCTGCTCagactcctgccctgccctgtgctgGCATACCCCCGTCAGAGACAGGCGCCAGAGGGGAGGCAGCTGTGCCGCTGCTGGGGGGGTCGCtgcctgtcacggagtccccaggcgatgctctggagctgctccccatgaagccaggcaggactctggggcagtctcctctctgggagcagcctgtctgcaggacacacagctcacccggcttccaccttcctgggtctgacctcggagcattcagcctcctctgccccaccgtgcgcttcccacagcgaatccgcccaggcggggtcctggggaagccagagggtcctgccccccaactccgcagtcagacgggactctcagccagccagtaaaacagagggtttattagacgacaggaacatggtccaacacagagcttgcaggtgcagagaaccggacccctcagctgggtccatttggggggcagtgagccagacaaccccgtctgcccttcgctccatgtccccagccagtatcaaactgaaactctccccagcccctcctcctctgggttttgtccctttcccaggccaggaggtcacctgattcctttgttctccaaccctttagctctcaccttgcaggggggaagggcccaggccatcagttgccaggaaacagggtgtcggccattctctgtgtccagacccctgcacactcctgccctctatggctctgcaatgatcatacacccttaccccaccccctagatacttaagaactgcctaggggaaactgaggcacctccacagtattcagaggaaacattaagaacagtcccacgtCGTCACACTGCCCTCTTAGAAAGGGGGACCCCTTCGCCAAGCTGGGCAGAGCTAATGTGGCTGCTGAGCAGGGACCACCTGCCGTGCCGTCCAGGTGCCGTTGCGCTCGCAGCCTCTGACCCTCCTTTCACCCACAGTGTCTCTGAAGTGGAGGCTGCACTTTGAGTTCGTGACCTCCCGGGACTCGGGGGAGGCCCACACGGTCCCTGAGAACCCGTCGGAAACCATCACCTGGACTGGGGTGGAGCAAATCGAAGTGGATACCTTCAGCTGGGACCTGCCCATCAAAGTCCTGCCGACCAATCCCATCCTGGCCTCCTATGTGTCCCAGTTCTCCAGCACAAACTCCATCACtatctgagctggggcaggaccTAGGTGGGAGCCTGGGGCACCATTCACGTCACCGGCTAGGGATGGCAGCTGCCGGGTGGTGGGGCACAGGCCCAGTCGGAGGCCCTGTGCCAGCTGGGCGGCCCTGCCTGTTTGAGAGACAACGCTCTGTGCCCAGCACTAGCTGGCCTCTCCTTCCTGAGCTGCGTCTCTGGGTCGGGAGCCAGGCTCCTGGTCCCCTGGGCGTGCACAGGAACCCCAGTGCTCTCTGTAAGGGGGCTGACTAGCAGTGCGCTGCCTGGCTGCTTTCTCCCCAGTGCGGGGCCTTGTGCCCAGCCCAGGGTCGCCCTTCCAGTGACTACCTGCACCAGTCTCCTAGGAAGCCCACGTCCATTCCCGCTGGGATCTCCCCCGCCTCGCCATGGGAAGGACCCCATTTCCAGCTGACACATGTCCAGTGCCCTTGCTGGGAGCGACAGCCCTCCAGCCTGTGACTGCCCTGGGGCGTGTCCATCCCGCATGTGAACTGCAGCCCCCTCTGGTAGAGTCAGCTCCCGGCCTGGGGCAACCccagcagaggggaggcaggTGCCCTGCACGCCCAAGCTGAGCTCCTGCATGTGGCTGGCTTCCCCAGGGAGAGGCCAGGGTCCCACGGAGACAGGGGCAGGCGCTGCTGCTCCAGGGCCTTAGACCaaggggcaggcaggctgccatCCCCACCTGAGCTGGGAGCAAGGAGATCCTGGCCCGGAGGCTGGGTTCTTGGCCCTGCTCTCCCTAGGGCGGATGAGTGGTGCCTCTTCTCTCCCTGCTTCTGGGCCGGGCCAGGCAACGAGGTCAGTGTAACTCCATCGCTCGGGGAGTGAAATCCCCCCCTGCCCGCCGAGCGACGCGtcacacccccctgcccccgggtGCGGGCAGCACTAGGTCCCATCAACCGGCACCCGGGGAGAGCCCCGCCCATCAGGGCAGGCAGCAGCTTCGCTGAAGCCCTGAGGCACCCAGCGCTGTGCTCCAAGTGCTGGGATTGACCGGGGCCAGGCAGCAGAGGGGCCAGGCCCGACTCCTCCAGGCTCCTGAGTTCTCTCCCCGCTGTCTGCTCTGTGTGTGCAAATGAATAAACACCTGAGTGCCCAGCCCACAGCCTTCACAGGTCCTTACAGcagccctggctctgctctgCGCCGGACGGGGTGGAGGAGGTCCCTGTAACAGCCCTAGCTCTGCCCTTTGCGGGGCATGGATCTCTGtaactgccccagccctggggtggggggaggttcctGTAACTGCCCTAGCCCTGCCctgtgctgagggagggggaCCTGTAGCAGCCCTAGCTCTGCCCTGGGGGGATGGATTCCTGTAACTGCCCCAGCCcttggggaggtgtggggggatccCTGtaactgccccagccctgccctgtgctgggggggacGGATCCCTGTAACTGCCCCTGCCTGGTGACGGGGTGCTTCCTTGCTGTCTGACAGGCCATTCCTGCCACGTCCCATCCTGGCTCTGAGCAAACGCCCCGGTGCTGCTGCGTGTGGCCCGGCCTGCCCCTTGTGGGAGGTGCAGCGTGTGCTCCGTGCAGGGGGTGTGATATGGGGCCCTTTCCTGCTACTGGgagctgtcccctcccccagacaGTCACTGACCAGAGACCTCGTGGGATGTAATTCAGACTTTTATTGCAAGAACAGAAACATCTGCACAAGGTTCTGCACAGCATAGATGCGGCGCTGGCCGGGCCAGGCTGCCGGCGCTCAGGTCGCTTCAGCTCACTGAGCCTCAGCAGGGCTCCTGGGCTCACACACTTCCCATCTGCCCGCTCTCGCCCAAGGGGGCCAGACTCCTCTCCTAGGAATGGCCTGGGGCACCCTGTGCCCCCAGCACACGGCTGCCTCCGGGCCGAGCTCTCCTgcaccagggctggggggcggcaCGTGGTGCAGGCGGGCGTCTTCCTCtccagggagctgtgggtgcagGGACTGCAGTGGTTCCAGAGGAGGCTTTGCCCCCACACCTCAACGGCAGGACAGAGCCTCACCCATTTCACCAAAAGGCAAAGGGGCCGGCGGGGAGGTGCAGTGACTTTGCAAGCAGGGTGTGTGCGTGCGAAGGGCCCGGGCCTCCGCAGCACTCGCTGGCCCTGTGTCACTGCCCTGCACTGGGGCTGCTGGCCTGCGGCAGGGGGAGGCCCAGGGTGCAGTTCCTAGGTGATGCAGGGAGAGATGGAGGCTGCCACAGTGCTGTGCGAATTCGATCCTTTCTACGGGGAGATATTAGAAAAGCAGCTCTCCACCACCTCAGCAGCCAGAAATCGGcctgcctgctccctgcagggctATGTGCCTGGAGGGAGCCCGGCTcggctgcccagcccagcccccaggaaGGCATCGCGGACTCCTCCTTGCTCTGCTTGGTGCCCACAGAGCATTGAGGGTATTGCAGTGGCTGGGCTCACAGATCCGGGCACTCAGACAAGCATCCCCTGCTTCCCAGGCCTTCCTCAGAGGTGTTTTGGCTGGGGTTTGAAAAAGGGAGCAAGGGGCTCGTCCAGTGCCCCCAgcgcgccccccccgccccgtctctGCCGGGACCTCCCTTCGTGTGTGTGGAGCATGCACTGGGGCGCGGGGGGGAGCCCTGGTTTGGTTCAGGAAGCTGAAGGCAAGGCAGTGCTAGGTTGTAAATATTCACTTAGTGATTCCAGGAGTGGGCGGCGAGTGGTTTCCCTGGCAGGCGGCTGCAGCGGCGTCTCACGGGACGTGGGGCAGGGACGGAGCATGCAAGAGACGTGGCGGTTCACGCTGGGCCGGGTGGAGGCGGCATGTCCCCGCCTCTACCGGCTCAGCCGCGTCTCTAGCACCTTGCTGATCGTTGGCTCCGGGGTGCCGGCCGAGCCCCACTCGTGCTCCAGGCTGTTCACGCAAGGCAGGCGGGGGTTGGCTTTCTGCACCACCGAAATCTGGCAGGTCTGCGAGTCGTAGTGGGCCATGCACCAGTCTGGAAAATCGATGGGGTGCTGGGTGCTGGACaggagagaagggagaggggtgCTTTGTCTGCAGCCATCCTGCAGGAAGCGGGGAAGCTGCCTGGAAAGCCCAGACCCTACGGGGCATCGGGAGGGATCACAGGCCGGGCCAAGTGGCTCCTTAGGGCATTCCACTGACTCACCTGTAAGGTAAACGGGAAACGcttccctcccccaggcctggccACGGCCTAGCCCAGCTCCTGCGCCTCCCGGCTACCCCACAGGACAGCCTCTCTCCGGATCTCCTGTGCCAGTGATACTTCTCCCggacccctccccagccccctccatgaactgccccagccctgagcacatTCAGCCCCACGATGCCCCGGTCTTACCTCCCCCGGCCTCCTCTGACTCTGCCTCCCAGCGCAGGTGGGGTGCAGCTGTCTGCTTTGGGGTGCAGCTACGGCAGCACAAGGGAGATGCCATTTCCATTCCCTGtaggccccagccccacacaggtCCCAACACGGCGCTGCAGCCCCTTGCGCAGGCGGGGTGCAGGGTGCCGACGCTCCGGCTTGCACCGCAGTGTGGCCTGTTTGCTTGTCGCATGCGCAGGCTGGCGCTTGCTCCGCATGCACGGCCCCCGCCGCCAGGGGCTGATCCCTGACGTAACCACAGCAGCCACCCTCCCCGGCACGTCCCCACTTACATCTCGCAGCAGCCCACGCCGACGGGATGGAGGCAGGTGCAGAGCAGGCAGGTGGTGCTGAGCCAGGACTCACCCAGGGTGAACTGCTTCCCCTCATAGTGACAGGCAGCTGCAAGGAAGCCGGCCCCAATGAGCGCACATGACCCTGCCCACCCAGAGCATGACCCAGGGCCCCCCAGCTGCTCTGCAGTGTGAGAACAGGCTGGAGACCCCCAGGCCTGCTGCCTTCTCTCTGCCATGAGaaaggaagggctgggagcatgACCCCAGGGCCCCATTGCCTGCCCCTGATgtgagaaagggggtgggggagcgacCCCAGgtcccccagcctgctccgcaaTATGGGAAAGGAGCTGGGAGCGTGACCCCacgcccccccacctgcccccgaTGTGagaaaggggctgggggagcgaTCCCAGGGCCACTCCACCAGCCCTGTGCCGCTGAAGATAACCAGTAACTCCCGCCCCACACTCATGCCTGGGCTCCGGCACCAGGCCGAGAAGCCCCGGCAGCTGTGGCCGGGGCCAGAGAGCAGACACGTTTCCACCTGCTTGCGTTCTTGGCAAGTCTCTGTGCCACTTCCTCCTGTGCTGTGAGACGCAGTGAGGCCTGGGCCTGATGCAGACACGCGTCACTCCTGCCCACCAGCGGCTGTGCCCGTCGGCACGGCCCCAGCACTCCTGCTCGCCTGCAGGGACTGTGACCTCCGCTTTCCCTTCGCTACCTCGGCCGCGTGCCTTGCCCACGGCCTGGCTCTTGGCAGCAGCTAGGCCGTGGCCCAGCAGGCCGGCTCTTAGCCAGAGCCCAGGGGAGCTATGCTTTTCACTCATCACTGGCCCGTAATCACACTCCCAAGGCTCAGCCCAATTTGTTTATTGCTTTGCAGCCCAGGAGCCCGGAGCTCCCACTGCCCTGAGAACCCCAAGGAAAAGCTGAAGGCCTCTCCCAGCACCTGCACATCCCAGCTGTAATCTCCGCGGCTGCCTTACCTTGCGCCTGGAAATAACATTTCGCCTGGGatccctggagctggaggaggaaagaGACCAGCAGGCAGATCCTGCCCCAGGCACAGGCAAGCTTCTGCCCCTTCCTGGCCATGGCGGCAGTTGTGCTTGGACCCTTCTTAATCCTGATGAAGttcccctgctcctctctctccGTCTCTGTGCTttgctccttctctctccctctcctgtcTTAACGTCTCCTCTCTGTCCCACCAGGAGACATTTATAAAGTTCAGCTTTATGACCCTGGCCACCAGCTGTGCCCCACTGGAAAAGTTGTAAAACTCATTTCCTGATGTGAAAGGCATGAAAACAAGAGGTAGGATCAAGATTTTTAACAAGCTGTGAAAAGCTGATTCATGCCCTCCAGAACCGGCTCCAGTTGGAAATCCTGGCGGGTGCAAGGATTGGCAGAGAGGTCATGGAGCAGGGACCCTCTCTGGGTCTCCATGTGCAGGGTCACTCAGAGACAAACCACCAGGGCTGGCAGTGACGGGGGTCAAGGGAAAGAGGCCTTTGTGGAAGCTTCCCCGGTTCTGTTGAGCTGTCTCTCATCCCGGAAAACCTCCACCAGTGAGATTTCAGGGGGTGTTTTGTCTCTGTGGTGACCAGAACCTTCAGCTCCTGCAAAGCACTAACTGGCACCTTGGGCTTTGTCTCCTGATATTAACCAAGACAGTCAAGCGTCCATCGTGTGCAAAAGCAAGGAAACTCACGCCCAGTCAAAAGATGAAGTTGCACACAAACCTGGCTACCATTCCCTGCAGAAAGCCGGGGACCAAAACTACCAAGCAACAAAGCAAACACACAGCCGTCACCAGACAACACACCGACAACCCCCACAAGACCCAATGTGACTACAGCTACCAACAACAACCGGGGCCATGAGTACAGTCACACCATGACTTCGGCCATCCACAGAGACAATGGGCTGAATTAATACCTGGTGCAAACCCAATGGATTTCTCTGGAGTTCCATCAGGGATGAGCCCCCATGAGTCGGAGTTCAGAGCTTATCTGAGCCTTCTCCCATCACCAACCATGGCCACAGCCTCCCTGCCAGGATGCCCTCGTCTCCCTGATGAGCAGAGTgcctcagagctgctgcagagcagagagcttGCCTGCCCCTGCGGGTCCACACGCACGTGTCAGGGAGTTCACCCCTCTGGCACCCTTTGAGCAGCGGAGCACATTTGCACTCCTGGTTTTGTGGGTGCCCATCCCCGCACTGGTTGTCTCAAAGGGGCCGCAGGTGTGGGGGTGTGGCTGTCTGCTCTGCCCCTGCAGTGCGCAGTGGAAGGGAGTGTTCAGTCCCCTCCTGTCACTCCCCCGCTGGTGAGACACGCTGTGGCCAGGCCAGAGGCGGGTTCTGCCAAGTGACAGGAGCCGCAGTGCAGTTAACTTCAGTGTCCTTGGGGGAGGAAAGGCACCAGCGACTGACCGGGACCCTGAACTTCAGACGGGGAATCTCCATCAAATGGGGGGATTTATCAGATGAGGAAATGAAAACCCTCAAACTCCGCATGGAGGTTGCGGTAATAAATGTGCGAGATGCGCTACGGCGTGGACGTGTGAGCCGCCTGGTTAATGGCAGGTCCCGGGTTACTGGCGCCAAGCAGTAACCGCTCAGAGCCTGGAAACAGCCCGAGAGAGgccagggggcaggagccaggtgtACAGcaggaaacaagcaggaaggaatTGGGAGGTTAAGGTGAATTAGTAGAAAAAAGAACCAGAGACATAAGAACAAGAGATTCTTGGAGCagatgagaagcaggaagcctgtgagCGAACCAGCTGATCTGCCAGATCAGCAGGGCATACAGAGAGCAACCATGGAAAATAAGGATATTGCTGAGAGGCGACACGATTTCTTTTCGTGTCTGTTGGGAAGATTCCTGTTCTGGACCTTCTCCTTTCTGGTAAGAAGGATGCGGTGTTTCCAGAGACCGAGGTGTCGGAAGTGGGGATACCGGAAGAAATTGATAAATCAAAGAGCAACAAGTCCCCCAGCCCAGATGGCACAGCCCTGAGTTCTGCAGGAAATTACACATGAAGTGGTTGATCTGCTAACACAAGTTTGCAACTGCTCCTTAGAATCAGCTACTGTGCCAGAGGGCTAGAGGGTAGTAGCCAGACTGGATCGGACTCAaggtcctctctctctcccagtggCCTTTGCCAGCTGCTGCAAAGGGAGGTGCAAGAACCCCTCAGTAGGAGATGTGGGATATTTGTCCCTGCACTAGGGCTTATCCTAATTCCCAATAGTTAGGGGTTGTTTTAAACCCTGAAGTACGAGGTTTAATGTTCCGTATGGAATTCTTGTTAGAAATAACAATTATTATTCTGGATATTCTTCTCATCCACATAAAATATCCAGTCTCTTAGAATTGTGCTGGTTTTGGTCTCAGTGGTTTCCTGTaccagtgagttccacagtttaaccgtgcattatgtgaaaaagtatttccttttgtcagttttgaatttgcctcctttcagtttcattgaatgtctccttgttcttgtgttatgagacccGCAGCTTCTATTCTCTTGCCCTCCCTTCTCTAGAGCagacaaggtgtgggaggggatatcttatattggaccaacttccgttggggagagagacaagcatttgaGCTCACCCCGAGCTCTTCCTCAGATCTGTGTAGCTCCtaagtgtgtctctctcaccaacagccgCTGGCCCAATACAAGGTATTAGCACCCCACTGTGTCTCTCTGATCGcctgggacccacatggctacaaTAGCACTGCACACAACAAAGGAAGCTCTCTGGAGCGATCATTGTCTTATATTCTTTTATCATGGATCCTCCTATTCATCTTGTCTCTAAGGTAACAGTCCCActcttttccatttctctttACAGGAGAGTTTTTCCAAGCCCTTGAGCATTTTCCTTGTCCATCTCTGAACCCCGCTAGCTCTGTGCTGTCCTGTGGGAGGTGGGCTGGCTGCACGTTGTGCTCAGATGGGGCTACACCATTGACTCATCATTGCAAGGTCATGTTTTTCTTATTATTCTTCATCCCTTTCCTTATGCCTCCTGACGACGTGCTGGCTTTTGTAGCGGTTTTCATTGCGCTGTCTGCGATGACACCCACTTCCCTGGCTTGGGTTGACAGTGTATTTTGAAGGCTTGTTTAGTGTCCTCTTGTGGGGACCTTAGTCAAAGGCCTTTTGAAAGTCAACCTTTTCTCCTGGATCCAGTACTTTATTGACACAGAAATCTAAGAGATTAGTGACAAAGTATTTTCCTTTGCCAAATCCATGCTGCTCGGACCCTATCATGTCATGGTCTTCCAGTTGTTTTGTTAATCTATTTTAATGAGCATTTTGACCAGTTTACCCAGTTCAGAGGCAAGGCTTACTAGTCTGTAATTCCTTGGGTCACCCTTTGTAACAGGGTTGCCTGCCCCCTTAAAGGCtaggggggctggagccagccagcaatgttcagttctcagacccagctgggaaggagtCAGGTGATCTCCATAACGGGCAGAGAGACTCGTCGGAGAGGTGCTGCAGGAGGGAGATTTGCTCCTGTGGCTGCCCCAGAGCAGAGCGAGGCACACAGTGAAAGGTCAGTGGGGTGTCAGGCCTTGCTGGGCTGGAAGCCCTGCCCATGGGAGAATGCAGGCTGGCAATCAGCCCTGGGaactgaggggaaactgaggcagcagaagagaaaatgaaagcAGCTACACAAAGTAATGGCAGATGtgaaacataagaacagccatactgggtcagaccaatggtccatctagcccattgtCCTGTCTGCTGATAGTGGTCACTGCcagatgaacagaacaggggcaatcatcatgtgatccatcccctgtcatccactcccagcttctggcagtcagaggcttaggtgttgcatccatgaccatcttgactaatagccattgatggagctatcctcaaCAGACTTAGCtaattggtttttttttaatccatttatagttttggccttcacaaaattctctggcaatgagttccagaagttgactctgcgttgtgtgaagaaatacttccttctgtttgttttaaacctgctgcctgttaaattcatttggtgaccccagttcttgtgttatgagaaggagtaaataacgcttccctgttcactttctccaccccagtcatgattttatagacctcgatcatatccccccttagtcgtccctTTTCCACgctgaaaagtcccggtctttttaatctctcctcatatggaagccgttccccacccctcatcattttgttgctcttctctgcaccttttccagttccaatagatttttgagatggggtgaccacatctgcacgcagtattccaggtgtgggcataCATTGGATTTAtctagtggcattatgatattattgtcttattatctatccctttcctaatggttcaaaacattctgttcgctgttttgactgtcgctgcacattgagtggatgttttcagagaactatccacaatgactccaagatcttccttgagtgggaacagctaatttggaTCCCATGTGTTTGTACATATAGGTGGGATTATGAtttccgatgtgcattactttacatttatcaacactgaatttcatctgccattgtgttgcccagtcacccaggtttgagagatccttttgtagctcttcgcagtctgcctgggacttcattatcttgagtagttttgtatcatcagcaaattttgccacctcactgtttacccctttcccagatcctttatgaatatgttgaataggactgggcccagtacagatccctgggggacaccactgtttccctgggggacacctctctgcattctgaaaactgaccatttattccttccctttgttccgtgtcttttaaccagttaccaacccAGGAgagaatcttccctcttatcccatggcagcttcctttgcgtaagagcctttggcgtGGGACCTTGTCACAGGCtgtctgaaagtccaagtacactctgccactggccccccTTGCCCACAAGCTTGTTGATCCCCCGCTCAGTGAATGCTAATAGAGTGGGgaggcctgatttccctttacaaacgccatgttgactcttccccagcaaatcccATTCACCTCGTAGCAGACGGGGCAGAGGTGCTAGAACTCTGGGtgctggggagctgctgcaccccacggtttgaagtggtttccgttatATAATGGCTCTACCACCCTGGGCTGGGGCTTGACTGGTGACCTTCCCTTTTGATTTTTATAGGATGAAGGGACAGGATGCAGCTGCCTGCCAGCTGGTGGCACAGCAGGATCACACCCAAGGTCCTCCTGCAGCATCAGCAACGGGAGCGGCTCCTGAGGAACCTCGAGCAGCAAGCCTGAGAGAGTTGTGCTGGGCCTCGGTTTGCCGCCCTCCATCCCGGTGATCAAATgcaggaaccgcagccagtgggagctgcgggacaGCGCCTGTGGCCagtggcagcatgcagagccctgcagctgccccttcaCCGAGGAActggagggacatgccggccgcttctgggagccgtctgaggtaagcgccacctggagcccacgccccaaccccctcccgcaccccaaccccctggcccagcccggagccccctgccacactcttAACCCTTCTGCCGCAGCCCGGAGCTCCTTCCtgaaccctgaacccctcatttctggccccaccccagagccctgaccccctcccacaccccagctccctgccccagcctggtgaaaacgAGTGAGTGcgcgagggtggggaagagtgagcgacggatggagggggggtggagtgagcggTGGGCGTGGCctgagagaaggggcagggcaggggcaggaccttggggaaggagtggggcaggggagtttggttttcttgctattagaaagttggctacCCTAAAGCCAGCAGCTTGTACCCCAACGGCCTTGTTTAAGTGTAGGTGCAGCTTTCCCCACCGTCCAGCCTTTTGGGACAGGAGCTGGTTTCAGAGAGCGGCATATTGTCATCAGCTCACCTGCTTCACACGCAGGCTCCTCAGAACCCCCAGGCCCGGGGACTCTGCTTGTTAACTGATCTGTCTGGtccagcccctctgcttctgaCCCCTCAGTCTCAGACGGGTCCTCGGCTTTACTACCAGGAGAAGCCGGGCTGTGGTAGGAACCTCCCCAGCATCCTCTGGGCTCCCTGACTTCGAGAAAGGGGCGAGCCAGGAGGCTGGGGATTTCAGAGCAACGAGCTTTAATCGGCCCCTGGCAGACTGGCCGAAGCAATAGATGGTTGTGACACGAATGGGACAAACTAGCCCAagttctgcaaaggaaaatcctGCCTCAGGAGCCCCCAGGACTCCTCTGAGCATGTCAGGGCACAGTGGACAAAGGAGAACCCGCCAGTATAGGGTCCTTGGGCTTCCAAGCACCGACGGGGAAGCTGAGTAGTGCTGGGGTGAGAGGCAAAGTGCTGTCATGGCTAAGTCAGAACGCGAAGACGAGGCGTGAATCGCTGGTTTGAACACCGTGAAAGACTGACAGTGAGGCATCCCCAGGTTCTGTGCCAGGCCTCGCCTGGTGGAATAAATTAATGCCCTGGAACATGGGCTCACAGGGATGGGGCAGAATTCCCAGGTGACAACCTTATTTTGGTTAATAAAAGCAGAAAGGACaatgaggaacttcagagggacctaaccAAGGCAGGCGAACGGGCAGCAGGGTGGCCGGGGAATTCCATGTGTCAATGCTCAGAAACGTACGATAAAGAGAGTCACTTGACCTGCTCCTACAGCTCTCACGGTGCTGGTTTAACTCTTGACGCAGGACAAATTCCAGGGTATCACTTTGGGCACCTCAGTGAAATCTCTGCTCTGTGAGCAGCAGGGGCCTGGGCCAAAGACACAAACCAAATGGAGATGGGCTGTGTGACGGAGTGGGACTGTTCTTGATGTTTCCTCTGagtattgtgggggtgcctcagtttcccctgtgcagttcttaagtgtctaggtggtggggtaagggtgtatgatcactgcagagccctagaaggcaggtgtgtgcaggggtctggacacagagaatggccgacaccctgtttcctggcaactgatggcctgggcccttcccccctacaaggtgagagctaaagggttggagaacaaaggaatcaggtgccctcctggcccgggaaaggggaaagcccagaggaggaggggctggagggagttttcagttgggggctggctgggacatggagtgaagggcagacggggttgtctggctcactgccccccaaaatggacccagctgaggggtcctgttctctgcaccgaCAAGCTCTGTGTAAGACCATGTAAGCTCTGTGTAAgacctgtcatctaataaaccttctgttttactggctggctgagagtcctgtctgactgcgaagttggggggcaggaccctctggcttccccaggaccccgcctgagcggactcgccgtgggaagcgcagggaggggcagaggatgctgaatgctccgaggtcagacccaggaaggtggtagccgggtgagctgtgtgtcctgcagacaggctgctcacagaaaggagactgccccagagtcctgactggcttcatggggagcagttccagagcatcgcccggggac
The sequence above is a segment of the Natator depressus isolate rNatDep1 chromosome 5, rNatDep2.hap1, whole genome shotgun sequence genome. Coding sequences within it:
- the MSMP gene encoding prostate-associated microseminoprotein; translation: MARKGQKLACAWGRICLLVSFLLQLQGSQAKCYFQAQAACHYEGKQFTLGESWLSTTCLLCTCLHPVGVGCCEITQHPIDFPDWCMAHYDSQTCQISVVQKANPRLPCVNSLEHEWGSAGTPEPTISKVLETRLSR